The following coding sequences are from one Bombus terrestris chromosome 14, iyBomTerr1.2, whole genome shotgun sequence window:
- the LOC100647671 gene encoding uncharacterized protein LOC100647671 isoform X7, whose translation MFLESNWTWLAERWGNMADLAERVDDLICSFDSAGDTTMDTLSMLIFGWMLFGLVVLCVGKYVYNRFVLNELGSGAIVTAKDGHIVHGDSVGVSGGAGAGGAGGGGGTAGGGGGGGGSGGKLLSLGKQKIVSSGSVSLGAGAGGGGSAGSGSHAAAPHPSGGGTSSTSGIGSSPSSYVPPTPPVRKRLTRKSSGVLISPARSSKSLNLPTATGADPEAVRWVNEIIVWLYSDPAILDQLLAAWVASLNDFTSNSVDEHGVGVEFVRVLPETHPPNLSNIFCECDSKDDVTITCDCEATPALQLKASRRKADKLEISHYRVNVNRFRARLNVICITEKLLLDLKCDGWPDVKVSLAQVGTIKKDLDESQLQEVVTEIVIGALRGTNVHLNLFQYPSCPRLWREPATTQHSFSMPMHYDNVTTSSGSLRASRQQLQTQSPTPTQNQYIASDRRLLVKVVKATELGGEQGALEPYCVVELDEPPQKNQTSVKKDARNPLWDEAFLFDVNRNTSEVLLEVYDRVNKSQRFLGLGIVGIDELLANPSQRQIIPLQNRPYEEEDITGTLTVEFLFIEGAEVPQIGSKPYKVKETIKPVSPTPRTYTPTNLISDNSLNYNNGNSTLILYDSTVQSEGDYLTNGNVVDSPYRTGQSNGNKGTLIVHSQQRPERQVVKHGPKDTSVTSGPESTPNSSNSEERGRTRRKRRDFFGTIKKRLSRSKTRSRSVGPEGDANHEDQHSRSISADRARDPGSVRLSIPGREEHSRRSSLSEASGISGASTRTYVNEASTLVLETLENGIKKHYLVPLSLAQKSKWRKKGTKLHIFNDHTFIAKHMAGGTVCEVCKRTLARRLGKQGYECRDCQMKCHKHCHVKVDITCPTSTIQSIELTCIKNVQRPERRSISRLC comes from the exons atgttTTTGGAATCCAATTGGACTTGGTTGGCCGAACGATGGGGCAATATGGCCGACTTGGCCGAGCGGGTGGACGATCTGATATGCAGTTTCGACTCAGCTGGTGATACGACCATGGATACGTTATCGATGCTGATATTTGGCTGGATGTTGTTCGGATTAGTGGTACTGTGTGTCGGCAAATACGTTTACAATCGATTCGTTTTAAACGAGCTCGGTTCTGGGGCGATAGTTACCGCCAAGGACGGCCATATCGTTCACGGTGATAGCGTCGGTGTCAGTGGTGGTGCTGGTGCTGGTGGtgctggtggtggtggtggtactgccggtggtggaggtggtggcggcGGTAGTGGAGGCAAGTTACTTTCGCTTGGCAAGCAAAAAATCGTTTCATCGGGTTCGGTATCCTTGGGGGCCGGGGCAGGTGGTGGCGGCAGCGCCGGTTCCGGATCGCACGCAGCTGCCCCTCATCCTTCCGGTGGCGGTACCAGTTCAACTTCCGGTATCGGCTCGTCGCCGTCCTCTTACGTTCCACCGACGCCTCCTGTACGCAAACGTCTCACCAGAAAGTCGTCCGGTGTTCTCATCAGCCCCGCAAGAAGCAGCAAAAGTTTGAATTTGCCGACCGCCACTGGGGCCGACCCGGAAGCCGTACGCTGGGTAAACGAGATCATCGTTTGGCTCTACTCGGAtccagcgattttggaccaacTCCTGGCTGCTTGGGTCGCGTCTCTCAATGATTTTACCAGCAATTCCGTCGACGAG CACGGAGTCGGAGTCGAGTTCGTCCGAGTTTTACCCGAAACACATCCACCGAATCTCTCTAACATCTTTTGCGAATGCGACTCCAAGGATGACGTG ACGATCACGTGCGATTGCGAAGCTACTCCAGCGTTACAGTTAAAAGCATCTCGCCGGAAAGCTGATAAACTCGAAATCAGCCATTATCGCGTAAACGTAAATCGTTTCCGTGCGCGATTAAACGTCATCTGCATCACCGAGAAACTTCTGTTAGACTTGAAATGCGACGGCTGGCCGGAC GTGAAAGTCTCGCTGGCCCAAGTAGGCACGATAAAGAAAGATCTGGACGAGAGCCAATTGCAGGAAGTCGTAACGGAAATCGTAATAGGCGCGTTAAGGGGGACCAATGTTCATCTGAATTTGTTCCAATATCCGAGCTGTCCACGGTTATGGAGGGAACCGGCGACCACGCAACACAGCTTTTCGATGCCTATGCATTACGACAACgtg ACGACGTCGAGTGGTTCGCTTCGAGCCTCCAGACAACAACTTCAAACTCAAAGTCCAACACCGACACAAAATCAATATATTGCCAGTGACAGACGGCTGCTCGTCAAGGTGGTGAAAGCAACGGAATTAGGCGGCGAGCAGGGTGCTTTAGAACCGTATTGCGTCGTCGAATTGGACGAACCACCGCAGAAAAATCAAACGTCCGTCAAGAAGGATGCTCGAAACCCATTGTGGGACGAAGCATTTCTATT CGATGTTAATCGTAATACGTCGGAAGTACTGCTGGAGGTCTACGATCGCGTAAATAAATCCCAACGATTCTTAGGTTTGGGTATCGTCGGTATCGACGAGCTGCTCGCAAATCCGAGTCAGAGACAGATCATACCTCTTCAAAATAGACCGTACGAAGAGGAAGATATCACCGGTACTCTGACCGTAGAG TTTCTATTCATCGAGGGCGCGGAGGTGCCTCAAATTGGGAGCAAACCTTACAAGGTGAAGGAGACGATAAAGCCGGTGTCACCGACTCCTCGTACCTACACCCCGACAAATCTCATCAGCGACAATAGTCTAAATTACAACAATGGTAACAGCACACTTATCTTGTACGACTCTACCGTTCAATCCGAAGGGG ACTATCTGACGAACGGCAACGTGGTGGATTCGCCTTACAGAACTGGACAAAGCAACGGGAACAAAGGAACTCTGATCGTGCACAGCCAGCAAAGG CCAGAGCGGCAGGTGGTTAAG CATGGACCGAAAGATACCAGCGTGACGTCGGGACCAGAAAGCACGCCCAATTCTTCCAATTCCGAAG AAAGGGGtagaacgagaagaaaaaggcGAGATTTCTTTGGAACGATAAAGAAACGATTGAGTCGATCGAAGACGAGAAGCAGATCGGTCGGACCGGAAGGCGATGCAAACCACGAGGATCAACACTCCAGGTCTATATCTGCGGACAGAGCGCGTGATCCTGGCTCGG TTCGTTTATCGATACCAGGGAGGGAAGAGCATTCGAGGAGATCGAGTTTGAGCGAAGCATCCGGTATAAGCGGAGCATCGACCAGAACTTACGTTAACGAGGCTTCCACTTTAGTTCTCGAGACTCTCGAGAATGGTATTAAAAA GCATTACCTAGTACCATTGTCGCTCGCACAAAAGAGCAAATGGCGAAAGAAAGGCACGAAGCTTCACATATTCAACGATCACACTTTCATAGCGAAACATATGGCTGG TGGAACCGTATGCGAGGTGTGTAAGCGAACGCTTGCGCGAAGATTGGGCAAGCAGGGTTACGAGTGTAGAGACTGTCAAATGAAGTGTCACAAGCATTGTCACGTTAAAGTAGATATCACGTGTCCCACATCTACCATTCAGAGCATCGAACT
- the LOC100647671 gene encoding uncharacterized protein LOC100647671 isoform X10, producing the protein MFLESNWTWLAERWGNMADLAERVDDLICSFDSAGDTTMDTLSMLIFGWMLFGLVVLCVGKYVYNRFVLNELGSGAIVTAKDGHIVHGDSVGVSGGAGAGGAGGGGGTAGGGGGGGGSGGKLLSLGKQKIVSSGSVSLGAGAGGGGSAGSGSHAAAPHPSGGGTSSTSGIGSSPSSYVPPTPPVRKRLTRKSSGVLISPARSSKSLNLPTATGADPEAVRWVNEIIVWLYSDPAILDQLLAAWVASLNDFTSNSVDEHGVGVEFVRVLPETHPPNLSNIFCECDSKDDVTITCDCEATPALQLKASRRKADKLEISHYRVNVNRFRARLNVICITEKLLLDLKCDGWPDVKVSLAQVGTIKKDLDESQLQEVVTEIVIGALRGTNVHLNLFQYPSCPRLWREPATTQHSFSMPMHYDNVTTSSGSLRASRQQLQTQSPTPTQNQYIASDRRLLVKVVKATELGGEQGALEPYCVVELDEPPQKNQTSVKKDARNPLWDEAFLFDVNRNTSEVLLEVYDRVNKSQRFLGLGIVGIDELLANPSQRQIIPLQNRPYEEEDITGTLTVEFLFIEGAEVPQIGSKPYKVKETIKPVSPTPRTYTPTNLISDNSLNYNNGNSTLILYDSTVQSEGDYLTNGNVVDSPYRTGQSNGNKGTLIVHSQQRHGPKDTSVTSGPESTPNSSNSEERGRTRRKRRDFFGTIKKRLSRSKTRSRSVGPEGDANHEDQHSRSISADRARDPGSVRLSIPGREEHSRRSSLSEASGISGASTRTYVNEASTLVLETLENGIKKHYLVPLSLAQKSKWRKKGTKLHIFNDHTFIAKHMAGGTVCEVCKRTLARRLGKQGYECRDCQMKCHKHCHVKVDITCPTSTIQSIELSLLPVLSE; encoded by the exons atgttTTTGGAATCCAATTGGACTTGGTTGGCCGAACGATGGGGCAATATGGCCGACTTGGCCGAGCGGGTGGACGATCTGATATGCAGTTTCGACTCAGCTGGTGATACGACCATGGATACGTTATCGATGCTGATATTTGGCTGGATGTTGTTCGGATTAGTGGTACTGTGTGTCGGCAAATACGTTTACAATCGATTCGTTTTAAACGAGCTCGGTTCTGGGGCGATAGTTACCGCCAAGGACGGCCATATCGTTCACGGTGATAGCGTCGGTGTCAGTGGTGGTGCTGGTGCTGGTGGtgctggtggtggtggtggtactgccggtggtggaggtggtggcggcGGTAGTGGAGGCAAGTTACTTTCGCTTGGCAAGCAAAAAATCGTTTCATCGGGTTCGGTATCCTTGGGGGCCGGGGCAGGTGGTGGCGGCAGCGCCGGTTCCGGATCGCACGCAGCTGCCCCTCATCCTTCCGGTGGCGGTACCAGTTCAACTTCCGGTATCGGCTCGTCGCCGTCCTCTTACGTTCCACCGACGCCTCCTGTACGCAAACGTCTCACCAGAAAGTCGTCCGGTGTTCTCATCAGCCCCGCAAGAAGCAGCAAAAGTTTGAATTTGCCGACCGCCACTGGGGCCGACCCGGAAGCCGTACGCTGGGTAAACGAGATCATCGTTTGGCTCTACTCGGAtccagcgattttggaccaacTCCTGGCTGCTTGGGTCGCGTCTCTCAATGATTTTACCAGCAATTCCGTCGACGAG CACGGAGTCGGAGTCGAGTTCGTCCGAGTTTTACCCGAAACACATCCACCGAATCTCTCTAACATCTTTTGCGAATGCGACTCCAAGGATGACGTG ACGATCACGTGCGATTGCGAAGCTACTCCAGCGTTACAGTTAAAAGCATCTCGCCGGAAAGCTGATAAACTCGAAATCAGCCATTATCGCGTAAACGTAAATCGTTTCCGTGCGCGATTAAACGTCATCTGCATCACCGAGAAACTTCTGTTAGACTTGAAATGCGACGGCTGGCCGGAC GTGAAAGTCTCGCTGGCCCAAGTAGGCACGATAAAGAAAGATCTGGACGAGAGCCAATTGCAGGAAGTCGTAACGGAAATCGTAATAGGCGCGTTAAGGGGGACCAATGTTCATCTGAATTTGTTCCAATATCCGAGCTGTCCACGGTTATGGAGGGAACCGGCGACCACGCAACACAGCTTTTCGATGCCTATGCATTACGACAACgtg ACGACGTCGAGTGGTTCGCTTCGAGCCTCCAGACAACAACTTCAAACTCAAAGTCCAACACCGACACAAAATCAATATATTGCCAGTGACAGACGGCTGCTCGTCAAGGTGGTGAAAGCAACGGAATTAGGCGGCGAGCAGGGTGCTTTAGAACCGTATTGCGTCGTCGAATTGGACGAACCACCGCAGAAAAATCAAACGTCCGTCAAGAAGGATGCTCGAAACCCATTGTGGGACGAAGCATTTCTATT CGATGTTAATCGTAATACGTCGGAAGTACTGCTGGAGGTCTACGATCGCGTAAATAAATCCCAACGATTCTTAGGTTTGGGTATCGTCGGTATCGACGAGCTGCTCGCAAATCCGAGTCAGAGACAGATCATACCTCTTCAAAATAGACCGTACGAAGAGGAAGATATCACCGGTACTCTGACCGTAGAG TTTCTATTCATCGAGGGCGCGGAGGTGCCTCAAATTGGGAGCAAACCTTACAAGGTGAAGGAGACGATAAAGCCGGTGTCACCGACTCCTCGTACCTACACCCCGACAAATCTCATCAGCGACAATAGTCTAAATTACAACAATGGTAACAGCACACTTATCTTGTACGACTCTACCGTTCAATCCGAAGGGG ACTATCTGACGAACGGCAACGTGGTGGATTCGCCTTACAGAACTGGACAAAGCAACGGGAACAAAGGAACTCTGATCGTGCACAGCCAGCAAAGG CATGGACCGAAAGATACCAGCGTGACGTCGGGACCAGAAAGCACGCCCAATTCTTCCAATTCCGAAG AAAGGGGtagaacgagaagaaaaaggcGAGATTTCTTTGGAACGATAAAGAAACGATTGAGTCGATCGAAGACGAGAAGCAGATCGGTCGGACCGGAAGGCGATGCAAACCACGAGGATCAACACTCCAGGTCTATATCTGCGGACAGAGCGCGTGATCCTGGCTCGG TTCGTTTATCGATACCAGGGAGGGAAGAGCATTCGAGGAGATCGAGTTTGAGCGAAGCATCCGGTATAAGCGGAGCATCGACCAGAACTTACGTTAACGAGGCTTCCACTTTAGTTCTCGAGACTCTCGAGAATGGTATTAAAAA GCATTACCTAGTACCATTGTCGCTCGCACAAAAGAGCAAATGGCGAAAGAAAGGCACGAAGCTTCACATATTCAACGATCACACTTTCATAGCGAAACATATGGCTGG TGGAACCGTATGCGAGGTGTGTAAGCGAACGCTTGCGCGAAGATTGGGCAAGCAGGGTTACGAGTGTAGAGACTGTCAAATGAAGTGTCACAAGCATTGTCACGTTAAAGTAGATATCACGTGTCCCACATCTACCATTCAGAGCATCGAACT
- the LOC100647671 gene encoding uncharacterized protein LOC100647671 isoform X1: MFLESNWTWLAERWGNMADLAERVDDLICSFDSAGDTTMDTLSMLIFGWMLFGLVVLCVGKYVYNRFVLNELGSGAIVTAKDGHIVHGDSVGVSGGAGAGGAGGGGGTAGGGGGGGGSGGKLLSLGKQKIVSSGSVSLGAGAGGGGSAGSGSHAAAPHPSGGGTSSTSGIGSSPSSYVPPTPPVRKRLTRKSSGVLISPARSSKSLNLPTATGADPEAVRWVNEIIVWLYSDPAILDQLLAAWVASLNDFTSNSVDEHGVGVEFVRVLPETHPPNLSNIFCECDSKDDVTITCDCEATPALQLKASRRKADKLEISHYRVNVNRFRARLNVICITEKLLLDLKCDGWPDVKVSLAQVGTIKKDLDESQLQEVVTEIVIGALRGTNVHLNLFQYPSCPRLWREPATTQHSFSMPMHYDNVTTSSGSLRASRQQLQTQSPTPTQNQYIASDRRLLVKVVKATELGGEQGALEPYCVVELDEPPQKNQTSVKKDARNPLWDEAFLFDVNRNTSEVLLEVYDRVNKSQRFLGLGIVGIDELLANPSQRQIIPLQNRPYEEEDITGTLTVEFLFIEGAEVPQIGSKPYKVKETIKPVSPTPRTYTPTNLISDNSLNYNNGNSTLILYDSTVQSEGDYLTNGNVVDSPYRTGQSNGNKGTLIVHSQQRQPERQVVKVALTESGNWQEISPEHGPKDTSVTSGPESTPNSSNSEERGRTRRKRRDFFGTIKKRLSRSKTRSRSVGPEGDANHEDQHSRSISADRARDPGSVRLSIPGREEHSRRSSLSEASGISGASTRTYVNEASTLVLETLENGIKKHYLVPLSLAQKSKWRKKGTKLHIFNDHTFIAKHMAGGTVCEVCKRTLARRLGKQGYECRDCQMKCHKHCHVKVDITCPTSTIQSIELTCIKNVQRPERRSISRLC, encoded by the exons atgttTTTGGAATCCAATTGGACTTGGTTGGCCGAACGATGGGGCAATATGGCCGACTTGGCCGAGCGGGTGGACGATCTGATATGCAGTTTCGACTCAGCTGGTGATACGACCATGGATACGTTATCGATGCTGATATTTGGCTGGATGTTGTTCGGATTAGTGGTACTGTGTGTCGGCAAATACGTTTACAATCGATTCGTTTTAAACGAGCTCGGTTCTGGGGCGATAGTTACCGCCAAGGACGGCCATATCGTTCACGGTGATAGCGTCGGTGTCAGTGGTGGTGCTGGTGCTGGTGGtgctggtggtggtggtggtactgccggtggtggaggtggtggcggcGGTAGTGGAGGCAAGTTACTTTCGCTTGGCAAGCAAAAAATCGTTTCATCGGGTTCGGTATCCTTGGGGGCCGGGGCAGGTGGTGGCGGCAGCGCCGGTTCCGGATCGCACGCAGCTGCCCCTCATCCTTCCGGTGGCGGTACCAGTTCAACTTCCGGTATCGGCTCGTCGCCGTCCTCTTACGTTCCACCGACGCCTCCTGTACGCAAACGTCTCACCAGAAAGTCGTCCGGTGTTCTCATCAGCCCCGCAAGAAGCAGCAAAAGTTTGAATTTGCCGACCGCCACTGGGGCCGACCCGGAAGCCGTACGCTGGGTAAACGAGATCATCGTTTGGCTCTACTCGGAtccagcgattttggaccaacTCCTGGCTGCTTGGGTCGCGTCTCTCAATGATTTTACCAGCAATTCCGTCGACGAG CACGGAGTCGGAGTCGAGTTCGTCCGAGTTTTACCCGAAACACATCCACCGAATCTCTCTAACATCTTTTGCGAATGCGACTCCAAGGATGACGTG ACGATCACGTGCGATTGCGAAGCTACTCCAGCGTTACAGTTAAAAGCATCTCGCCGGAAAGCTGATAAACTCGAAATCAGCCATTATCGCGTAAACGTAAATCGTTTCCGTGCGCGATTAAACGTCATCTGCATCACCGAGAAACTTCTGTTAGACTTGAAATGCGACGGCTGGCCGGAC GTGAAAGTCTCGCTGGCCCAAGTAGGCACGATAAAGAAAGATCTGGACGAGAGCCAATTGCAGGAAGTCGTAACGGAAATCGTAATAGGCGCGTTAAGGGGGACCAATGTTCATCTGAATTTGTTCCAATATCCGAGCTGTCCACGGTTATGGAGGGAACCGGCGACCACGCAACACAGCTTTTCGATGCCTATGCATTACGACAACgtg ACGACGTCGAGTGGTTCGCTTCGAGCCTCCAGACAACAACTTCAAACTCAAAGTCCAACACCGACACAAAATCAATATATTGCCAGTGACAGACGGCTGCTCGTCAAGGTGGTGAAAGCAACGGAATTAGGCGGCGAGCAGGGTGCTTTAGAACCGTATTGCGTCGTCGAATTGGACGAACCACCGCAGAAAAATCAAACGTCCGTCAAGAAGGATGCTCGAAACCCATTGTGGGACGAAGCATTTCTATT CGATGTTAATCGTAATACGTCGGAAGTACTGCTGGAGGTCTACGATCGCGTAAATAAATCCCAACGATTCTTAGGTTTGGGTATCGTCGGTATCGACGAGCTGCTCGCAAATCCGAGTCAGAGACAGATCATACCTCTTCAAAATAGACCGTACGAAGAGGAAGATATCACCGGTACTCTGACCGTAGAG TTTCTATTCATCGAGGGCGCGGAGGTGCCTCAAATTGGGAGCAAACCTTACAAGGTGAAGGAGACGATAAAGCCGGTGTCACCGACTCCTCGTACCTACACCCCGACAAATCTCATCAGCGACAATAGTCTAAATTACAACAATGGTAACAGCACACTTATCTTGTACGACTCTACCGTTCAATCCGAAGGGG ACTATCTGACGAACGGCAACGTGGTGGATTCGCCTTACAGAACTGGACAAAGCAACGGGAACAAAGGAACTCTGATCGTGCACAGCCAGCAAAGG CAGCCAGAGCGGCAGGTGGTTAAG GTCGCCCTGACGGAAAGTGGAAACTGGCAGGAAATCTCTCCGGAG CATGGACCGAAAGATACCAGCGTGACGTCGGGACCAGAAAGCACGCCCAATTCTTCCAATTCCGAAG AAAGGGGtagaacgagaagaaaaaggcGAGATTTCTTTGGAACGATAAAGAAACGATTGAGTCGATCGAAGACGAGAAGCAGATCGGTCGGACCGGAAGGCGATGCAAACCACGAGGATCAACACTCCAGGTCTATATCTGCGGACAGAGCGCGTGATCCTGGCTCGG TTCGTTTATCGATACCAGGGAGGGAAGAGCATTCGAGGAGATCGAGTTTGAGCGAAGCATCCGGTATAAGCGGAGCATCGACCAGAACTTACGTTAACGAGGCTTCCACTTTAGTTCTCGAGACTCTCGAGAATGGTATTAAAAA GCATTACCTAGTACCATTGTCGCTCGCACAAAAGAGCAAATGGCGAAAGAAAGGCACGAAGCTTCACATATTCAACGATCACACTTTCATAGCGAAACATATGGCTGG TGGAACCGTATGCGAGGTGTGTAAGCGAACGCTTGCGCGAAGATTGGGCAAGCAGGGTTACGAGTGTAGAGACTGTCAAATGAAGTGTCACAAGCATTGTCACGTTAAAGTAGATATCACGTGTCCCACATCTACCATTCAGAGCATCGAACT
- the LOC100647671 gene encoding uncharacterized protein LOC100647671 isoform X5 yields MFLESNWTWLAERWGNMADLAERVDDLICSFDSAGDTTMDTLSMLIFGWMLFGLVVLCVGKYVYNRFVLNELGSGAIVTAKDGHIVHGDSVGVSGGAGAGGAGGGGGTAGGGGGGGGSGGKLLSLGKQKIVSSGSVSLGAGAGGGGSAGSGSHAAAPHPSGGGTSSTSGIGSSPSSYVPPTPPVRKRLTRKSSGVLISPARSSKSLNLPTATGADPEAVRWVNEIIVWLYSDPAILDQLLAAWVASLNDFTSNSVDEHGVGVEFVRVLPETHPPNLSNIFCECDSKDDVTITCDCEATPALQLKASRRKADKLEISHYRVNVNRFRARLNVICITEKLLLDLKCDGWPDVKVSLAQVGTIKKDLDESQLQEVVTEIVIGALRGTNVHLNLFQYPSCPRLWREPATTQHSFSMPMHYDNVTTSSGSLRASRQQLQTQSPTPTQNQYIASDRRLLVKVVKATELGGEQGALEPYCVVELDEPPQKNQTSVKKDARNPLWDEAFLFDVNRNTSEVLLEVYDRVNKSQRFLGLGIVGIDELLANPSQRQIIPLQNRPYEEEDITGTLTVEFLFIEGAEVPQIGSKPYKVKETIKPVSPTPRTYTPTNLISDNSLNYNNGNSTLILYDSTVQSEGDYLTNGNVVDSPYRTGQSNGNKGTLIVHSQQRQPERQVVKHGPKDTSVTSGPESTPNSSNSEERGRTRRKRRDFFGTIKKRLSRSKTRSRSVGPEGDANHEDQHSRSISADRARDPGSVRLSIPGREEHSRRSSLSEASGISGASTRTYVNEASTLVLETLENGIKKHYLVPLSLAQKSKWRKKGTKLHIFNDHTFIAKHMAGGTVCEVCKRTLARRLGKQGYECRDCQMKCHKHCHVKVDITCPTSTIQSIELTCIKNVQRPERRSISRLC; encoded by the exons atgttTTTGGAATCCAATTGGACTTGGTTGGCCGAACGATGGGGCAATATGGCCGACTTGGCCGAGCGGGTGGACGATCTGATATGCAGTTTCGACTCAGCTGGTGATACGACCATGGATACGTTATCGATGCTGATATTTGGCTGGATGTTGTTCGGATTAGTGGTACTGTGTGTCGGCAAATACGTTTACAATCGATTCGTTTTAAACGAGCTCGGTTCTGGGGCGATAGTTACCGCCAAGGACGGCCATATCGTTCACGGTGATAGCGTCGGTGTCAGTGGTGGTGCTGGTGCTGGTGGtgctggtggtggtggtggtactgccggtggtggaggtggtggcggcGGTAGTGGAGGCAAGTTACTTTCGCTTGGCAAGCAAAAAATCGTTTCATCGGGTTCGGTATCCTTGGGGGCCGGGGCAGGTGGTGGCGGCAGCGCCGGTTCCGGATCGCACGCAGCTGCCCCTCATCCTTCCGGTGGCGGTACCAGTTCAACTTCCGGTATCGGCTCGTCGCCGTCCTCTTACGTTCCACCGACGCCTCCTGTACGCAAACGTCTCACCAGAAAGTCGTCCGGTGTTCTCATCAGCCCCGCAAGAAGCAGCAAAAGTTTGAATTTGCCGACCGCCACTGGGGCCGACCCGGAAGCCGTACGCTGGGTAAACGAGATCATCGTTTGGCTCTACTCGGAtccagcgattttggaccaacTCCTGGCTGCTTGGGTCGCGTCTCTCAATGATTTTACCAGCAATTCCGTCGACGAG CACGGAGTCGGAGTCGAGTTCGTCCGAGTTTTACCCGAAACACATCCACCGAATCTCTCTAACATCTTTTGCGAATGCGACTCCAAGGATGACGTG ACGATCACGTGCGATTGCGAAGCTACTCCAGCGTTACAGTTAAAAGCATCTCGCCGGAAAGCTGATAAACTCGAAATCAGCCATTATCGCGTAAACGTAAATCGTTTCCGTGCGCGATTAAACGTCATCTGCATCACCGAGAAACTTCTGTTAGACTTGAAATGCGACGGCTGGCCGGAC GTGAAAGTCTCGCTGGCCCAAGTAGGCACGATAAAGAAAGATCTGGACGAGAGCCAATTGCAGGAAGTCGTAACGGAAATCGTAATAGGCGCGTTAAGGGGGACCAATGTTCATCTGAATTTGTTCCAATATCCGAGCTGTCCACGGTTATGGAGGGAACCGGCGACCACGCAACACAGCTTTTCGATGCCTATGCATTACGACAACgtg ACGACGTCGAGTGGTTCGCTTCGAGCCTCCAGACAACAACTTCAAACTCAAAGTCCAACACCGACACAAAATCAATATATTGCCAGTGACAGACGGCTGCTCGTCAAGGTGGTGAAAGCAACGGAATTAGGCGGCGAGCAGGGTGCTTTAGAACCGTATTGCGTCGTCGAATTGGACGAACCACCGCAGAAAAATCAAACGTCCGTCAAGAAGGATGCTCGAAACCCATTGTGGGACGAAGCATTTCTATT CGATGTTAATCGTAATACGTCGGAAGTACTGCTGGAGGTCTACGATCGCGTAAATAAATCCCAACGATTCTTAGGTTTGGGTATCGTCGGTATCGACGAGCTGCTCGCAAATCCGAGTCAGAGACAGATCATACCTCTTCAAAATAGACCGTACGAAGAGGAAGATATCACCGGTACTCTGACCGTAGAG TTTCTATTCATCGAGGGCGCGGAGGTGCCTCAAATTGGGAGCAAACCTTACAAGGTGAAGGAGACGATAAAGCCGGTGTCACCGACTCCTCGTACCTACACCCCGACAAATCTCATCAGCGACAATAGTCTAAATTACAACAATGGTAACAGCACACTTATCTTGTACGACTCTACCGTTCAATCCGAAGGGG ACTATCTGACGAACGGCAACGTGGTGGATTCGCCTTACAGAACTGGACAAAGCAACGGGAACAAAGGAACTCTGATCGTGCACAGCCAGCAAAGG CAGCCAGAGCGGCAGGTGGTTAAG CATGGACCGAAAGATACCAGCGTGACGTCGGGACCAGAAAGCACGCCCAATTCTTCCAATTCCGAAG AAAGGGGtagaacgagaagaaaaaggcGAGATTTCTTTGGAACGATAAAGAAACGATTGAGTCGATCGAAGACGAGAAGCAGATCGGTCGGACCGGAAGGCGATGCAAACCACGAGGATCAACACTCCAGGTCTATATCTGCGGACAGAGCGCGTGATCCTGGCTCGG TTCGTTTATCGATACCAGGGAGGGAAGAGCATTCGAGGAGATCGAGTTTGAGCGAAGCATCCGGTATAAGCGGAGCATCGACCAGAACTTACGTTAACGAGGCTTCCACTTTAGTTCTCGAGACTCTCGAGAATGGTATTAAAAA GCATTACCTAGTACCATTGTCGCTCGCACAAAAGAGCAAATGGCGAAAGAAAGGCACGAAGCTTCACATATTCAACGATCACACTTTCATAGCGAAACATATGGCTGG TGGAACCGTATGCGAGGTGTGTAAGCGAACGCTTGCGCGAAGATTGGGCAAGCAGGGTTACGAGTGTAGAGACTGTCAAATGAAGTGTCACAAGCATTGTCACGTTAAAGTAGATATCACGTGTCCCACATCTACCATTCAGAGCATCGAACT